A DNA window from Niabella yanshanensis contains the following coding sequences:
- a CDS encoding NAD-dependent epimerase/dehydratase family protein, translating into MKLKVIITGATGMVGEGVLQHCLSDDRIESVLSISRKSAHITHPKLTEILHSNFEDLTPVEHRLQGYDACFFCLGVSSVGVSAEDYYRMTYTLTLYVAAVLCGQNPGMTFCYVSGTGTDSTEKGRIRWARVKGKTENDLLKLPLKAVYNFRPGGMESFKGALNVPALYKPVIQILKWIVPRKLIHLSELAKAMIQVSTHGFHKNILEISDIKAAAKS; encoded by the coding sequence ATGAAACTAAAAGTAATTATAACAGGAGCTACCGGAATGGTTGGAGAAGGCGTTTTGCAGCATTGTCTCAGTGACGACAGGATAGAGAGCGTTTTATCAATAAGCCGGAAGTCTGCGCATATAACCCATCCAAAACTCACAGAGATCTTACACAGCAATTTTGAAGACCTCACACCTGTTGAGCACCGTTTGCAGGGATACGATGCCTGTTTCTTTTGTCTTGGCGTATCTTCTGTAGGGGTAAGCGCTGAAGATTATTACCGTATGACCTATACTCTTACGCTGTATGTAGCAGCAGTACTTTGCGGGCAAAACCCGGGCATGACCTTCTGCTATGTGTCGGGTACTGGCACCGATAGTACAGAAAAAGGCAGGATAAGATGGGCACGTGTAAAAGGTAAAACAGAAAATGACTTGCTGAAACTTCCGTTAAAGGCGGTATATAATTTTCGGCCGGGTGGCATGGAGTCTTTTAAGGGCGCATTGAATGTACCGGCACTATATAAACCGGTTATACAAATACTGAAATGGATAGTACCCCGAAAACTGATCCATCTCTCTGAATTAGCAAAAGCCATGATACAGGTAAGTACACATGGCTTTCACAAAAATATTCTTGAAATCAGCGATATAAAAGCAGCAGCTAAAAGTTAG
- a CDS encoding RluA family pseudouridine synthase translates to MNEEEIYTEQQDASDELYQKFVFKTDPGQEAYRIDKFLMNRIEGATRNKIQQAIHNKMVLVNGSEVKPNFKVKGNQEIVVFTDTAPDENEIVPENIPLNIFYEDEHIVIVNKAAGMVVHPGSGNPNVTLLNAMAWHLQQQNAAINAETLPRFGMVHRIDKNTSGLLVLAKTEQAMRNLAKQFFDHTVDRKYMALVWGDVAEDEGTIVAHVGRNLRFRKLFEAYPEGDHGKEAITHYKVLERFGYVTLVQCILETGRTHQIRVHMKHIGHPLFNDDFYGGDRIVKGTVYAKYKQFVDNCFAICPRQALHAKTLGFTHPATGEPIFFESDLAKDIEEVIEKWRRYTTAYRPTE, encoded by the coding sequence ATGAACGAGGAAGAAATATATACCGAGCAACAGGATGCGAGCGACGAACTCTATCAAAAATTCGTATTCAAAACCGACCCGGGGCAGGAAGCTTATCGTATCGATAAGTTTTTGATGAACCGTATAGAAGGAGCTACCCGTAATAAAATACAGCAGGCTATTCATAACAAAATGGTACTGGTAAACGGTAGCGAAGTAAAACCTAACTTTAAGGTGAAAGGTAACCAGGAAATTGTTGTTTTTACCGATACAGCGCCTGATGAAAATGAAATTGTTCCTGAAAATATACCGCTTAATATTTTCTACGAAGATGAGCATATTGTTATTGTGAATAAAGCAGCGGGCATGGTAGTACATCCCGGTAGCGGCAACCCTAACGTCACATTGTTAAACGCAATGGCCTGGCATCTTCAGCAGCAAAATGCAGCCATCAACGCCGAAACGCTCCCCCGCTTTGGCATGGTACACCGGATAGATAAGAATACCAGCGGGCTTTTAGTGTTAGCCAAAACCGAGCAGGCTATGCGTAACCTGGCCAAGCAGTTTTTTGATCATACTGTTGACCGGAAATATATGGCACTGGTTTGGGGTGATGTAGCGGAGGATGAAGGAACTATTGTGGCGCATGTAGGCCGCAACCTAAGATTCAGAAAGCTGTTTGAAGCCTATCCCGAAGGCGATCATGGGAAAGAGGCTATTACGCACTATAAAGTATTGGAAAGATTCGGATATGTAACGCTGGTGCAATGTATATTGGAAACCGGACGTACCCACCAGATTAGGGTACACATGAAACATATCGGACACCCGCTGTTTAACGATGATTTTTACGGAGGCGACAGAATTGTAAAAGGTACCGTTTACGCGAAATATAAGCAGTTTGTTGATAATTGCTTTGCTATCTGTCCCCGGCAGGCATTGCACGCTAAAACACTGGGTTTTACGCATCCAGCAACAGGTGAACCTATTTTCTTTGAATCAGATCTTGCAAAAGATATTGAAGAAGTGATTGAAAAATGGAGAAGATACACCACTGCCTACCGCCCCACAGAGTAA